A region of the Methyloprofundus sedimenti genome:
TAATAACAAATACGTTAAAAAATATGCAAATTAAAAATATAATATTGATGTTTCTTGCTCAAGGGTTGGTGGCTTGTTCAGTTGTGCCTGGTATGCATATGAGTCCATTTTCGGACGAATCCAGCATTGAAATGCCAACTAAAGAAAAAAATGCAGCGATTTTAAAAGAACTTAATATTCAGACGATAACTGCCCAAACCATTATTGATTTAGAAAAAAATTTCAATAACTATAGTTTAGGGCCGAATAATGTTGCAAATCTTTATTTTGACTGGCGTATAGGTTCAAAAGCGACCAAAGGATCACAACTCACACAAAAACCCCGGCAGTACCGTGTTGGGCCCCGAGATATTTTAACCATCACGGTATGGGATCACCCTGAGCTCACTATACCTGCAGGATCATTTCGTTCTGCAGAAGCAGCAGGAAATGTGGTTGGTGAAGATGGAAATTTTTACTATCCTTATGTGGGTGTCGTAAAAGCGGCGGGTAAGACAGTAGAAGAAATTCGCACAGAATTATCTGCCAAACTTTCGAAATATATAGAACGCGTACAACTTGATGTACGCGTAACAACCTATCGTAGTCAACGCGCTTATATAGTTGGTGAGGTTAAACAGCCAGGCATACAATTGGTCAGGGATATTCCCTTAACCGTACTGGAAGCAATTAACAATGCGGGAGGGGTGACATCAGAAGCAGATCAACGCAGTATTACGCTGAGTCGGGATGACAAAACTTACAATATCAATTTATTAGCACTGTATGAAGGTGGAGATATCAGACAAAATGTGACACTTCAGCATGGGGATGTTCTGAGTGTGCCAGATAGGCAATTTAATAAGATATTTGTATTGGGTGATACCGGGATTGGAGGACTAGGTTCTCAAAGGTCGCGCAGTGTCTATATGAACAAAGGTAGAATGACTCTGACCGAGGCAATTAGTGAGGCAGGTGGACCAACACAAGATGCATCTGATCCAGCGAGAATTTTCATATTTAGAACGGATCTTGGGGAGCCAAAAATTTATCACCTGGATGCAAAATCGCCTGATGCCTTATTATTAGGTGAGCGTTTTCCACTTCAACCGCGAGACATAATTTTTATTGATCGTGCTGAAGGCATACGCTGGAATCAAATTATCAATCAGATCGAACCAACTGTGGCTTTAGTTAGAAGTATTCAAGGTGTTTTTTAATTAAACTTTTTATATTATAGATTCAGGCACCAGTCAGTGTCGTATATTCGCCTGATTACCCTTAAATCTCAGCTATGCTGCGTCATTCCTGCATGTTTCTAGCAGGAATCTAACAGGTTAAGCATGGATTCCCGATATAAGACTTCAGGAATGACGATGTTTTTAACATACTGATATTTAAAACTTTATTGCACTGTGGCTGAGAGTTACGGGTAATTAGGTATATTTATGTGATTTTGATAGACTGTAAATGATAATATCAGTCACTCATCCAGTAAATTTCTGGATTTTTTAAGTATAAATATGCAGCACGCACGCTCAGAATTTAGCCCAATACATGCCAAATAACTTGTCAAATATGGAACATACTACCGGGAACTATCCGCTTCAGGATGAAGATGAAATTGATTTAAGAGAATTAATTGGCACTTTGCTTGAAAATAAATGGTTAATTATTTTAATTACCATCATAGCCTTTGTCATAGGCATAGTAAAAGTGACATTAGAGACGCCAATATACCAGGCAGATGCAATGTTACAGGTTGAGTCTTCTCAGTCAATGATGATAGATCCCTTTGCTGAAGGGATGGGGATAGGTGGTAATACCCCGGTACAGGCAGAAATGGAGATCATCAAATCCAGAATGATCATGGGGGCAACTGTAACAAGCCTCAATCTGGAAATCGTAGCCGAGGCTAAATATTTTCCGGTAATTGGTGCAGCAATGGCCAGGCGATTTGAAGCTGGCAATAAAGATATGCTTGCCGCTCCATGGCTGGGTTTTTCTGATTATGCCTGGGGAGGGGAGATAATTCAAGTTGATACTCTGGATATGCCTGCGAGCTGGATAGATATACCAATCACTTTGATTGCCGGTAAAAATGGACAATTCAAACTATTTGATATGGACGAGCAATTTGTTACCGATGGCGAGGTCGGGAAACCGGTTAGCATAACAGTTGATGGAGGAGACACAGCATTGCGTATTTTTGTGTCGATACTTAAGGCCAGGCCAGGAACACATTTTATTGTGTTAAAGCAATCACAGGTGAGTGCAATGGAGGACCTTATAGAGAGTTTTTCGGTAGCTGAAAAGGGGCGTGATATTGGAATTCTGAGCTTTACCATGTTGTCAGCATCACCTTCCAGGGCAATGCAAACACTGAATGAAGTTGCCAATATTTACGTGCGCATGAATGTTGAAAAAAAATCAGCAGAAGCACAAAAGACGCTAGAGTTTCTGGAGAAACAGCTGCCAACTATTAAAAGTCAATTAGAGGTGGCGACAGATGAATTAAATGAATATCGGCTAAAAAAGGGATCTGTCAACCTGGGTATTGAAACTCAAAGTATTTTAGGTGGCATTGTTGAGAAAAATACTCAGGTAACATTATTGGAGCAAAAAAAGGACGAGTTACGCCAAAGCTTTACATCGCTTCATCCCGCTATTATCTCTATCGACAGACAAATTAACAGGTTGCAAAAACAGATAATACAGCATAATAAAAAAGTGACACAACTACCTGAAACTCAGCAGGTTATATTAGAATTGTCCAGAGATGTGCAAGTTAATGCAGAATTGTACTCGACAATGCTTAATAATCTGCAAGCGATAAAAGTAGCTAAATCGGGTACAGTTGGCGATGTAAGAGTCATAGATTATGCCGTGATGCCAACTTTACCAATCAAACCTAAAAAAAGCTTAATTGTCGCAGTAGCCACTATTTTAGGATTAATTATGGCTATTGCTCTGGTGTTTATTCGTAAAGCCATGCACCATGGTATAGAAGACCCGGATATAATTGAAAAACAGCTTAATGTACCTGTTTATGCGACTATTCTGCACAGTGAAAAACAACTCCAGTTAAATAAGCAACTTAATAAAAATAAGACATATATCGGCCCACCTGTCGTGCTAGTGTTAGAAAGTGAAGACGATATGGCGATAGAAAGTTTGCGTAGCCTTCGTACCACACTACATTTCGCATTTCTGGAAGCAAAAAATAATATCATCATGATTACCGGGCCCAGCCCCGGAGTAGGCAAGTCCTTTGTTTCAACCAATTTGGCTATTGTCTTGGCCAGAGCTGGAAAAAAAGTATTATTAATTGATGCGGATTTACGCAGGGGCCTGATCAATAAAGCACTGGGAGTCAGTCGTGAAAATGGCTTATCAGAGCTTATTTCAAATGTCATTAAGCCGTCTGAAGCGATTCATACCATAGACAGTGCTAATATAGACTTTATCCCTACTGGCGCAATTCCCCCCAATCCTTCAGAGTTATTATTACATGAGCATTTTGGAATACTGCTTGAAGATCTTGGCAAGAAATATGACCATATTATTATTGATTCGCCTCCCATATTAGCGGTTACCGATGCGTGTATTATTGGGCGTATGGCCAGCGCAACCCTGATGGTTATTAGATCAGGTCAACACCCGTTAAGAGAATTACAGCAAAGTGTAAAACGATTAAAGCAAAATGATGTCAATATAAAAGGTTGTGTTTTTAATGATGTTCATTTGGTAGCATCTGGATATGGATATGGTAAATATTTTTATCAATATGATTATCAGAAATAGGTGTTATATAGTCAGGCATCGTTCCTAGGCTCTGCGTCACAGCTATTAAGTTATGAACCAACACAGCTTACAAAATGTAGGATGGGCAAAGCGCAGCGTGCCCATCACAATCGTTATGATGGGCACGGGATAAAGCTCCTTTGCCCATCCTACATTGAACAATGGGCTTAATTTAATGGCAGTCGCTTTGGGTGGAAATGTAGTTTGTGATGCTCTAGGTTACTGAGTCACAGCTATTAAGTTAAGAACCAACACAGCTACAAAATTGTAGGATGGGCAAAGCGAAGCGTGCCCATCACAATCGTTATGATGGGCACGGGATAAAGCTCCTTTGCCCATCCTACATTGAACAATGGGCTTAATTTAATGGCAGTCGCTCTGGGTGGAAATGTAGTTTGTGATGCTCTAGGTTACTGAGTCACAGCTATTAAGTTAAGAACCAACACAGCTTACAAAATGTAGGATGGGCAAAGCGCAGCGTGCCCATCATGATCGCTATGATGGGCACGGGATAAAGCTCCTTTGCCCATCCTACATTGAACAATGGGCTCAATTTAATGGCAGTAACGCTTTGGGTGGTAATGTAGTTTGTGACCTTCTGCGTCACAGAGCACTGAGTGTTTCCGCATGAATTCCTAATTAACCCAGGTGCTAAACAATGAGATTACAACAATACGAAATTGACAGTACCACCTCAACTGCAAAGAGTATTTTTGGTCAGGGTTCAAAAGTTATTTTATTTGGCAGCAGAGTTCATGATGAATTAAAAGGAGAGATATAGATTTATATATTCAGCCTGCAAAACAAGGTGCTTTAAATAAGAAAAAATAGATTTTCTAGTTGCTTTAAAAGCTAAAATAGGAGATCAAGAAATTGATGTTATCCTGGCTAAAGACAGCTCAAGATTGATAGAGCAAGAGGCCATAAAAAAAGGCTTAGAATTAGAATGAATTCTTACAGAGAACAATCATTTAAAGAGCAAGTATATGAGTGTCACAAGCATACCTGATTACCCACAATTCTCAGCTATACTTTGTCATTCCTGCATGCTTTTAGCAGGAATCTCGTAAGTTAAGCATAGATTCCCGATAAAAAACTTCGGGAATGACGAAGTCGGTTTTTTTATAAAAAACTGATATTAAGGTTTTTTTTCATAATGGCTGAGCCTTGTACGTAATCAAGAATAACTTTTATTGATATTTTAAACAGACTTGAAGAGCTAGACATTATTAAAAAAATGAATGGCTAAAACTAAGAGAAATAAGAAATGAGATTGCCCATGAATATTCATTGAATACAGAAGAACTGGTAGCAAGCATCTCTAATGTTTACAATACCTGTAATTTTTTTAATAAATATTTTCGATGCGGTCTATATATTTTGCAAAGCAAAGTTTATCTTTTTAATGTCAACATAGGAATATTGCAATTAATTTAAATAAGCACATGAAAGTAGGGCGTGGCTTTAGCCCGCTTTAAACGCCTTTTTAGCATATCGGCGGGCTAAAGCCACGCCCTACTTGCCTATTTTTAATCTATTGTTAAGGCAGCTGACTAAGTATATTTTTTCGTGGAGTGCAATAGCTTTGGCTATTGCTGTCTCGGAAGTAGCTAAAGCTATCACACTTCGGGCTTTATGTTTCAACTTAAGTGGTTTCCTACCTGCACTTTGCGTCATTGCCAATAAGTTAAGGCAACAGATGTAGGATGTGCTGAGACAGGAAGCGCGGCAAACGTAACCCAGCCTACGGTATATAGTTGCTGATTACCCATAACTCTCAGCCACAGTGAAATAAGGATTTAAATATCAGAATGTTAAAGACGCCGTCATTCCCGAAGTCTTATATCGGGAATCTATGTTTAACCTACTAGATTCCTGCTAGAAACATGCAGGAATGACAAAGTATAGCTGATAGTTATGGGTAATCAGGTAATAGTTTGTATATATAGGTTATGTTCCGTAACTTAAAGCCAGAGAATCAATTGGTAAAGTATTAAAGCGGGGTGAACTGGTCATTTATGAATCCACTGTTTATCCTGGTGCTCTAAAGCAAAAGTACTCGTTGGCTATGCCCCGACGCATGATATTTATCAAGGAATGCAAGAATCAATAGAATGGTACATAACAAATAATGGAAAAATAAACTAATGAGAATTGCGGTTATTGGCTCTGGCTATGTTGGTTTGGTTAGTGGCACTTGCTTTGCTCAAATGGGCAATAAAGTCACCTGTGTAGATGTAGATGAACAAAAAATCACCTCTCTCAAACAAGGCATTATTCCCATCTACGAACCTGGCTTAGAGCAAATGGTGGTCGATAATCAAAAAAAAGGTTCTTTGCTGTTTAGTACTGATATAGAGCAGGCTATTTTAAATGCACAAGTTGTATTTGTTGCGGTCGGTACTCCAATGTCAGATGATGGATCAGCCGATTTACAATATGTTTTAGCGGTGGCTAAAAGTATTGGTCAATATATGCTGGGTGATATGATTATCGTCGATAAATCAACGGTCCCTGTTGGAACAGCGGATAAGGTAAAAATAACCATCCAGGCAGAGCTAGATAAACGAATTAAACATACCGTTGATGAAAAATTAAAAGCGACACTTCAGCAATTAAACTTTGATGTGGTGAGTAACCCTGAGTTTTTAAAGGAAGGCGCGGCACTAGATGATTTTATGAAGCCTGACCGGGTCATTATTGGCGCTGAAAGTGAACGGGCAGTGCAAGTTATGCGTAACCTGTATGCCCCGTTTATGAAAAGTCATGATCGATTCATAAAAATGGATCTGCGATCGGCCGAAATGACTAAATATGCGGCTAATGCGATGCTGGCAACAAAAATCAGCTTTATGAATGAAATATCCAATATCTGTGAAAGAGTGGGTGCTGATGTAAATAAAGTAAGAGATGGCATTGGATCAGATACTCGCATCGGATATAGCTTTATTTACCCGGGGTGTGGGTATGGTGGCAGTTGCTTTCCTAAAGATGTACAAGCCCTGGTAAAAACGGCAAAAGACTTTGACTATGTCCCGCGAATTCTGGATGCAGTTGAAGCTGTAAATTATGCTCAAAAATCGGTTATTGCAAACAAGATCATTAAACGTTTTGGAGAAAATCTTGACGGGAAAACGTTTGCTGTTTGGGGACTGGCATTTAAACCCGAAACGGATGATATGCGTGAAGCAAGCTCAACGACAATTATCAATGAACTGACAAGTAAAGGTGCAAAAATTGTCGCTTATGACCCTAAAGCACAGCATGAAGCAAAAACGTTTTATTTAAAAGGTAATAAAAATGTTACATACGCTGCAGCAAAATATGCAGCATTACCCCAGGCAGATGCGTTAATTTTAATTACTGAATGGCAGGAATTCAGAAGTCCGGATTTTGATGAAATCAAGAAACTATTGAAAGCCCCTGTTTTTTTTGATGGACGCAACCAGTTTGAAAAACAGCGCATGCAAGACATGGGATTTGAATATTTTCAAATTGGAGTAAAAGATTGAAAATTCTGGTGACAGGGAGTGCCGGCTTTATCGGTTTTCATTTGGCAAAAAAATTACTTGAACAAGGCTATGAAGTCGTTGGCCTGGACAATATTAATAACTATTATGATGTAAACCTTAAATATGGGCGATTAAAAGAACTCGGCATACATAAAGAAAATATTGTTAAACATGAATGGTCACCATCTGAGGCTTTTGCAAAACATAAGTTTATAAAACTTGATTTGGCAGACCAATCCCAAATGGAACAGGTCTTTAAAAATGAATGTTTTGATGCTGTGTGTCATCTTGCAGCACAAGCAGGCGTGCGTTACTCGATTGAAAACCCTCATGTTTATATTGAAAGCAATATAAAAGGATTTTTAAATATACTGGAAGGCTGTCGCCAAAATAATATTAAAAACCTGTCTTATGCCTCAAGTTCATCAGTATACGGGTTAAATAAATCTCAACCCTTTAAAGCCTCTGATCATACTGAGCACCCTGTCAGTTTGTATGCAGCAACAAAAAAGTCTAATGAGATGATGGCGCATGCCTATAGCCATCTATATGGCATACAGACTACGGGACTGCGATTTTTTACCGTATATGGTCCTTGGGGGAGGCCGGATATGGCCCCCATGCTTTTTACAGAGGCGATACTTGCTGGCAAACCCATCAAAGTATTTAATTATGGCAATATGAGCAGAGATTTTACCTATATTGATGATATAGTAGACGGACTCGTCCGGGTAATTAATTCGCCTGCCGATAAGAATGCTGAATGGGATGCTGAAAAACCAACACCAGAAAGTTCATTGTCAAATTTTAAAATTTATAATATAGGGCATAATGCGCCCGTTCAATTAATGGGCTTTATTAAAGAAATAGAAGCGGCGTTAGGACAAAAAGCACAAAAAGAAATGTTACCTATGCAAAAAGGTGATGTGCAATCAACGTATGCAGACACAAGCGATTTGATAACTCGGTTTAATTACCTACCAGATACAAAATTAGCGCATGGGATAAAAGAATTTATTGTATGGTATAAACGGTTTTATAATAAGGAAGATTAGACATAACAATTAAATACTTAGGAATGAGTATTTATTAACTTCGACACAATGGGGCGCGGATCTTTAGTCCGCCTTTTACACTGCAAGCTAAAGACCTGCGCCCCATTTTAAGATGCATACCTTATTTCGTGCACACTTCTTAGCGCGTGTTTTAAAAGTGCCGGCATGGTGAAAGTATCGAGAATTCAGCCCTTTTTAATCAAGAAAATCCATTGAAAACTCATGGGATAGCCTGATTTATTGAATATGACGGGCTTGAAATAGCTTGATTTTTATGTCACTAAAATCAAGCTGGCTGCCCCTTGATTGCTAGAATTTTATCCAGTTAAGAATAAAGAAAGTATAATTAAATTTATATTACCCATACAATTATTTAAAAAAACATGCTAAAGAAAGTTATTTTTATGTCAATATCTACAGGAGCTAGATTATTAAGCGGGGTAATTCTTTTTATTGCATTAGCAAGAATTCTTAGCATAGAAGATTTCGGAAGATTAACTTATTGCTTTAGTTTAGCTTCAATTATGACATTGCTAGTGGATTATGGATTCACTAATAAATTATTAATCGACATAGGACGTAGCCACCATAAAGTTAAATATATAATGGGGAAGGTTTTAATGACAAAATTATTCCTTTTTACAATTCTTTTGTTAATATTTTTTTCACTAAATAGATTTGGTTTTATTGATCCTTTAAATAAGTTAATAATTACCCCTCTTATTATAGCAACCTTATTGGTATCATTTGGTGATTTCATGAATGTGGCTTTTCGTGGCATTGGTCATTACCATGAAGAAACAAAAATAGTTACTATTGCTTCAGTCATTCACTTTATATTAATTTTTAGTGTCGCATATACAACTGAAGATTCAGTTATGATTGCAACCTCATTTATTGTATCAAGATTGTTTTATCTACTACTCTGCATTAAAAGATATAATAAAATAATAGGTGGATTTACTTTTCCTAAAAGAAAAAAAATTAAGATTTTACAAAAAAATATCGTATATAATTTTACATATGCAATGGATTCGTGGCTAGTTAATTCTATGGCCCATTTAGATAAAATTATAATAAATTATTTTTTAGGCGTTTCTGAGGTAGGGATCTACCAAGCAGGAATGAATGTAGTAAGAGGGTTAGAGCAATTAGGACCTGTATTGGCAAATGTCTACCTACCAGTATTAGCAAAATATAACTCAACTTCATTTGAATTTAGTGTAATAGCACGAAAATTACACATACAATTATTATTAACTGGATTTTCATTTTTTTGTATAATTTTTTTAGGGAAATCTACAATTCCAAGTATAATATATGGAGTTAAGTTTTCAGGTCTTTCAGACATATTTCCATATTTTGGTTTATTCTTGTTTCTTCGTTATGTAGCTATATCACAAGGAGTGCTACTCACAGCAAGTTATCTTCAAAACATGCGTGTTTTAGGGTTGTTCATTAGCATACTTATTATTTTGATATTGCCACCATATTTACTTAATTTATATGGAATTACAGGGATGATTTTCACTCAAATAATAATTGTCACAATACTCTCATTATATTATTTATATGTATTGAAAAATAAAGAAGTTCCTTGTGGAATAAGTTATAATAGCATTGTGATTATTTTATTAGTTATACTTTTATTATTAGTTAATTCTGATATTTACAATACAGATTTTATAAGGAATGGTTATGAGAATAGTATTAACAGGTGGATGGGGATATGGTAATCTTGGTGATGATGCAATTTTGAACTCAACTATAACTATTATAAAGGCGGCATATCCACACTGTATAATAGATGTTCTTACTTACAATATTGCTGATTCTAAGATACATGAAACAAAAACAGTACACTTACATAAATCTGTGCATTCCTACGTTGACTTAGGGTCTAGCGAACTTACCTATAAAAAATTAGGTATAACATATTCATTTAATCGAAAATTGTATCTTCTAGCCAAGCGAACGTTAGTTGAATCACAATTTTGGTGTAATATTAAAAATTTTAAACGCCTTAGCACGCCAGCATTAGATGTTATTAAAGGGGCTGATCTATTAGTTGTGGCAGGAGGAGGCTATTTTAATGAAAAATGGATGAGTAATGTAATATCCCATTTGGTTGAAATGACAATAGCTATTGAATTAAAAATTCCTTTTTTAGTGACAGGCCCTACAATAGGCACATTTGCAGATAAAAAATTAAACAAGTTAATAATGAATATATTTAGAGAGGCAAAATATATTTATGTTAGAGATTCATTTTCACTAGAACAATTTAAAATTGAAAATATAAAATCAAAAATAATCCCTGATATAGTTTTATCAAAATGGAATAAACCCATAAATGAAACCATAAAATCTGAGGATATAACTATTGGTCTTATTATTACAAATAAAGATAAAAACTTTCTAGAAAGATTATCTCAATCTTTAAGTAAATATTCTTACTCTTGTCAAAGAAATTGCTCCATAAACATAATTATGAGTCGTTTATGGAAATCAGACTTCCTAACAAGTCTATATGTCCAGAAAAAACTAGAGACATTAGGAATAACTACTAAACTAGTTATTCCTGGATCTTTTCATACTTTAGAAAAAGAATTATCTGAATGCAGCCTCGTTATAAGTGAAAACTTACATGGTTTAATACTTGCCACAAGAAATGGAGTACCTATTATAGCCATTAATGATTATTCGGTTGGATCTCCTAATTATAAAAAATTCATTTCATTTTCACTGCAAGTAGACTCAAAAGAGTATGTAATTAATAATGAAACTAGTGTGACTGATATTTATTTTAAAATAAATTCAGCATACGAAAATACAAATAATTTTATTAAAAAATCCAACAAACTATGTATTAGTGTAAAAAACAAATCCGAACAGTTTTTAGCTATGCCAATATAATGAAAAAAGAATATACGAATTATATTGTGGTGTTACTTATATATTAAATCTTTATTTTTAGGAAAAAATTACTAGCTACTTTATAGAGTTAAAAACTATTACTACCTTAGTATTTTTATCCTACATTATACTATTAGGCAGCAGCTTTATTTTTTGGCTCTTCTCGACTTCGCGGGGTAGTCACTATATGAAGTATATTGCTATTTGATTATTTAGGTGCAGGCTGGGTATGATAGCCATAATTTAAGACGGCAAACTTTATTGAAGGCATTATTAATCGTTATATTCGTCAAGAAATGGACTGGGAGACAATACAAAGCCTGCCATTACTTGGACTTGATGAGATTGCGTTAAATAAAGGACATAAAGATTTTGTTGTTATCATTTAAGGGATCACTGAAGGCGGAGAAAAATGCATTTTGGCCGTATTGCCAAATCGCAAAAAGGAAACAGTGAAAATATTTCTACAAAGCATCCCCGTGGAAATTAAAAGAACAATACAACGTGCCTGTGTTGAAATGTATGACGGCTACAGTAATGCAGTGTATGAGGGACTTCCTGGCGTTGAGATTGTGGTTGATCGATGCCATGTGACCAAAAGCTATCGCGCCTGTGCAGAGAAAGCAAGAATAAAAGAGATGAAAATACTGAACAAGGCGCTTTCTAGCGAAGAGTACGCCCAACTGAAAGGCGTGATGTGGTTATTCCGAAAATCACTCTGGGACTTGAATGAAGAGCAACAAATTAAATTAGTACAGCTTTTTAATTATGCGCCAGAGCTTAAGCAAATTTATATTTATCGGGAAGCATTGACGGGTATTTTTAACCGACCTTTAAGTAAAAGTCAGGCAGAAGCTGAGCTAAATTCATGGGTCGAGCAGGTTAGAAATCTGAAGTTGGACTGTTTCAACTCATTTATAGTGACCTTACAAAACTGGCAGCATGAAATCACTAATTATTTTCTTCGCCGTGAAACCAGTGGTTTTGTAGAAGGACTGAATAACAAAATTAAGGTGATCAAAAGACGTTGTTATGGCATTTATGATATAGGGCGTTTATTTCAGCATATTTGGCTTGGTGTCGAAGGTCGACGTTTATTCGGATATGCTTAACACTATATGTTGTGGTCGCCCCGCGAAATCGGGAAGAGCCAAAAAAGAGAAAGGTTGGGGGGGAAGAGGTCATTTGTATATGGAACTTGATATGTATTATAAACAGGTTAAGCGCATTTCCTAACACACCTCTTTTTAAATACTAATAATCAATGACTTACATAAAGGTGGTAAAATTTAAAAATTCAGTAAAATCAGGGGTTACAGAGAATTGTATAAAAATAATACAACTATGTAACTCATTGATTTATATTAACCCCCGATACTTATTTTTAAGGAGATGGGTTAAGTGTTATTTGGATATTTTTCCAGAAGAACAGATTCTGATAATGTCTTTTGATGACTTGAAAAACAATCAAGAGCTTTTTTTAAAACGTTTGTTTGATTTTCTGGATATTGAAGCGGTTACGATTAATGACAAGCAAAAGAAAAATGCAGCATCTATTCAAAAATATTCATTTCTGAATACTATAATCAAGTGTTTAAAATTAAATGTAATTATATCAACCATCATTCCAAAATCGTTAATACAATCAACAAAAAGTGTTTTAACAAACACAGAACCTATACCTAAAATGAGTAGCGCTGATAAAGAAATATTATTACCATACTTTAAAAGCGACTTAGAGAAACTACAGGTCTTGATTGATGCTGATATATCTAGTTGGTATAAGTAACGTGTGTTCAATGCGATTAGGTTATAGCATTCCATATTTTGTTAATTCTATGGTCATTTTGGATTATGTAGCCTCACTGTATGAGCTACAAAATAATATAAAGCAGCAAAGGTCTGTTGATGATTAACAAAAAATATATGATAGTATCAATTATACTTTTAAACCATAAAGGTGCGGAAGATACTATTGGTGGAGGATTACCTTTTGTTTAAACCATTGGTTTTGTTTAAAATTAGTTTATTTTTCTTAATTTTATGGCCAACCTATATTGCAATGAAATTTGGATCATTACCCGCACTTAGTCCAGATCGGCTAATGCAAATGGCTTTAATTTTAGTTTTTATCTTATATTTTGTATTCAAAACAAAAAAAATAAATCGACTTAAAAATTATAAGAGTATAGTTTTTATAATATTTTATTATTCTTTATGGAATTTGTGTGCATCGATATTTGGCTCTGAAAATATTGCAGCATCTATTTCATCTTTAACGAATTGGTTTATACTCGGACCTTTTTTACTTTTTTTTACTTTTGCATTTATTACTAAAGAAAAAGAAATAAATAATCTAATTTCTACAATCATATTAATAATGTTTATTGTAAATATAATCGGGCTTATCGAAGTGTGTAAAGGTGAACTATTATTTAAAAATTTTTTGATAACAGAAAATGAATATACATTAGGTGCGATGACGGAAAATACCAGAAACGGCATTTATAGAATACGATCAGTCTTTTCTAACCCTTTAGTCTATGCACAGTTTTTGTTGGCTGTTATTCCATTACAGTTTTAT
Encoded here:
- a CDS encoding oligosaccharide flippase family protein, translating into MLKKVIFMSISTGARLLSGVILFIALARILSIEDFGRLTYCFSLASIMTLLVDYGFTNKLLIDIGRSHHKVKYIMGKVLMTKLFLFTILLLIFFSLNRFGFIDPLNKLIITPLIIATLLVSFGDFMNVAFRGIGHYHEETKIVTIASVIHFILIFSVAYTTEDSVMIATSFIVSRLFYLLLCIKRYNKIIGGFTFPKRKKIKILQKNIVYNFTYAMDSWLVNSMAHLDKIIINYFLGVSEVGIYQAGMNVVRGLEQLGPVLANVYLPVLAKYNSTSFEFSVIARKLHIQLLLTGFSFFCIIFLGKSTIPSIIYGVKFSGLSDIFPYFGLFLFLRYVAISQGVLLTASYLQNMRVLGLFISILIILILPPYLLNLYGITGMIFTQIIIVTILSLYYLYVLKNKEVPCGISYNSIVIILLVILLLLVNSDIYNTDFIRNGYENSINRWMGIW
- a CDS encoding polysaccharide pyruvyl transferase family protein, which translates into the protein MRIVLTGGWGYGNLGDDAILNSTITIIKAAYPHCIIDVLTYNIADSKIHETKTVHLHKSVHSYVDLGSSELTYKKLGITYSFNRKLYLLAKRTLVESQFWCNIKNFKRLSTPALDVIKGADLLVVAGGGYFNEKWMSNVISHLVEMTIAIELKIPFLVTGPTIGTFADKKLNKLIMNIFREAKYIYVRDSFSLEQFKIENIKSKIIPDIVLSKWNKPINETIKSEDITIGLIITNKDKNFLERLSQSLSKYSYSCQRNCSINIIMSRLWKSDFLTSLYVQKKLETLGITTKLVIPGSFHTLEKELSECSLVISENLHGLILATRNGVPIIAINDYSVGSPNYKKFISFSLQVDSKEYVINNETSVTDIYFKINSAYENTNNFIKKSNKLCISVKNKSEQFLAMPI
- a CDS encoding transposase, with protein sequence MAVLPNRKKETVKIFLQSIPVEIKRTIQRACVEMYDGYSNAVYEGLPGVEIVVDRCHVTKSYRACAEKARIKEMKILNKALSSEEYAQLKGVMWLFRKSLWDLNEEQQIKLVQLFNYAPELKQIYIYREALTGIFNRPLSKSQAEAELNSWVEQVRNLKLDCFNSFIVTLQNWQHEITNYFLRRETSGFVEGLNNKIKVIKRRCYGIYDIGRLFQHIWLGVEGRRLFGYA